The Mesoplasma tabanidae sequence GCTGTTGATGCCAATCTAGACTTAGCATAACGTTTTTGCCAATTTTTGTTAACTTATGTTCAAAAAGATATTTTATTGAATAATTACCCCCTAAAGAAGCAATATTAATTTTATCCGCTTTTACTAAAAGATTAGATGCGCTTATTATTTCCTTCTCATCTATTCGCTGTAATGTATTTGTAATATCCAATAAAATTCTTTCCTTATTGTCTTCTAAATTATTTTTTTCATAATTACTTTTAAAATAAATTTTAATTTCATTGTTAAGTTTTTCTTTAAATGTTTTGTAGTTTCCTTGAGGATAAATTTCATTTATAAATCTTGTTGTTGTTGGTTGAGAAGCTTTACTAACTTCAGCTAGTTCAGTTACACTTAGTTCAAATTTATTATTTTCTGTTATTTCTTTAATTATTGTTTCTGCAATTCTTTTTTGTGATTTCTGATCTTCAATGCTTGCTTTATAAACTTTTTCAATAATCATAGTTAACCTCCTATATACATAATAATATATCAAATTTAAGTGTTTTTTATTTGTGCTTTTTAATTATAGCTTCAACAAATCCTTTGAACAATGGATTAGGTTTATTAGGTCTTGAAGTGAATTCTGGATGGTACTGACTTCCTACAAAAAATGGGTGATTTGGTAGTTCAATCATTTCTACTAATTTTTTTTCTTCATAAATCCCTGAAAATACTAAACCCTTTTCTTCTAATGGTTTTTTATATTCATTATTAAATTCATATCTATGTCTATGTCTTTCAAAAACTTCTCTACTTCCATAAAGTTTTTCAGCTTTTGTGCCTTCTTTAATTGTTGTTTTATAGAAAGCCCCTAATCTTAAAGTACCACCAAGATTTTGAACATCAATTCCTCTAATAAAATCAAAAATAGGTACTGCTCCTGAATGATCAAATTCAGTTGAGTTTGCTTCTGGTAAGTTTAATCAGTCCCTTGCCATTGAAATTGTTGCAATTTGCATCCCTAAACATATTCCTAAATATGGGACATTATTTTCTCTAGCAAATTTAGAGGCTAAAATCATTCCCTCTATTCCCCTATCACCAAAACCACCAGGTACTAAAATTCCATTTGCATTTTGTAAAACTTCTTTATAGTTTGATTCATTTAATTTGTCTGCCTGAACTCAATTTATTTTTAATTTTCTTTTAAATTCATATCCAGCAATTTTTAAAGATTCAATTACTGATAAATAAGCATCTTGTAATTCAATATATTTACCAACAAAAGTAACCTCAAATTCTTCTCTAGAATCATTAATCTTTTGACAAAATTTGATTCAAGAATCCATATTTGTTTTCTTAGTTTTAATTTGCAATTGATCTAAAACTAATCCATGTAAGTTTTGTTCATACATTTCTAATGGAACTTCATATATTGACTCTTTATCAACAGCATCAATAACATTAGATGTGGGAATATTACAAAATAATGATATTTTTTCCTTTATTTCTTTAGACGAATGTTTATCAGTTCTTTGAACAATAATATCTGGTTGAATTCCTAAGCTTAATAATTCTTTAACTGACATTTGAATAGGTTTTGTTTTATATTCTTTTGATGCATTTAAATATAAAAGTAATGCAACATGAATAAAAACAACATTTTCTTTTCCCTGTTCCATTCTTATTTGCCTAATTGCTTCAATAAATGGTTGAGATTCAATATCTCCAACAGTACCACCAATTTCTGAAATAATAACATCCGCTTGAGATGTTTTAGCTGCTTGATAAACTTTGTTTTTAATTGAATCAGTAATATGAGGTACAACTTGAATAGTCTGCCCCCCTCAATCACCACGTCTTTCAGCATTAATAGTTTCTAGATAAATTTTTCCTGCAGACGTTGAAGACATCTTAGTTAATTTTTCATCAATAAACCTTTCATAGTGACCTAAGTCTAAATCAGTTTCTCCACCATCATCAGTAACAAAAACTTCCCCATGTTGATAAGGACTCATTGTTCCTGGGTCTACATTTAAATATGGATCAAATTTCTGCATAAACACTTTTAATCCACTTGCTTTTAATAAATTACCTAATGAGCTTGCAGTAATTCCTTTTCCTAATCCTGAAACTACTCCACCTGTTACAAATACAAATTTTGGCATAATTTTATCTCCTTTTCTTTTAAAAAATAAAAAAAGTTGCTAAAACATAAAAGTCGCAACTTTTCTTTAATTATTTCGTTTTTTAATCTTCATCATCATAATAAATTGATGTTGAATCGTCTTCTTCCTCTTCAACAAACAGATCATCATAAACTTCAGGATTTTCATCGTCCTCATCATGAGATACTGTTTCTTCGATTTCATCATCTGATTCAGTTTTTTTCTTTTTAACTGTCTTTGAATCAAACTTTTTCTTAATGTCATCAATTTTTGAATCATCACTTAAAGCTCATTCGCCTTTAGTAGAAAGAGCAAATCTAACATCAAGAACTAAATCACTGTATAAATCAGCGATAGCTTCATTTTCATCATTTTTGTGATTGATTGCTTTATTTTTAATTGCTTCTCAGATAGCCATTAATTTCATTGGATTTTTACGCTTTTTTAAAAGCTCGTAAGCTAAATCAATATTTGATAAACTTTCCATTCTATTCACCCTTACTTTCTATTTTTACATTACTTCTTTTGGGAAAAAGTATTTTTTAATTGTTTTTTCATCTTCAATATATTTAACCGTGTTAGCTAATAAACTAAATTTGGTTAATGATTTAACAACATTATTTTTATCAACTATATAAATAGTTTGATCTTTACCATCAGTTAAACCATCTTTATAAATACTTGGTTTCTTGAATTTTGGTTCAATAAAATAATATTTAGGATCTTTGCCTTCTTCTTTTAATAAGTTTTTAATTTCCCTTATTTTAAATTCATCAGCCTCTTTTAGTTTCAAGAAATTTCTATTAACTAATCGGTCTGATAAATCACTTAGAATGTGGTCATTTTCTTTTTGACAATTTTTCATAATATCAAACATTGTAAAATCATCTAAAATTAAGTATAAATCTATTGGAATATTTTGTCCATTAAAAATATAACTAAAATAATTATTTATTCTTTGATCCGCAAATTGATATCCTTTTTCGTTTAAATCAACAATTCTTTCAAATCAACTTATAAGTGTTACATCAAAGCCTGTCGACAATTTATGTTCATATACTTGTTTGTACATATGATATCTACCAAGCAAGTATGATTCAATTGCGTGAATTGTTTTTTTAGGGAAAACAATTTTATCGTCGATAATTCTAACGTTTCTAATTAAAAACTCTGTATCCAACGAAGAATAATTAACACCACAATAATAAGAATCCCTCATTAAATAATCAATTCTATCAGCATCTAATTGGCTACTTACTAAAGAATTTAATATTTTGTTTGGATACTTACCTTCTAATATAGCAATTATGTCTTCAGGATCAACTTTGTGTTTTTTCAAAATTTTCGCAATATTTCCTTTAGGATTTCTAATTATATCAGCACTATATTCCTCATGACTTCTTTTGCTTATTTTTTCAAATGTATGAGAGAATGGGCCATGCCCAATATCATGCATTAATCCAGCTAATAAAACTATTTTCTTATCTTTTGCAGATATTTTAGCGAAGTCTGGTGCTTTAAGGAACTGAGAAATAATATGATAAACTCCAATACAATGTGTAAATCTTGTATGTGAAGCCCCTGCATAAGCAAATTGAGCTCCACCTAATTGAAGTATTCTTCTTAAACGTTGCATTTCTGATGAATTAATTATTTCCATGAAAACTTCATCATGAATAAAAACATCACCATGCACACTATCTCTAAAAACTTTTTCCATAATATTACCTATTTAACTTTAGCAATATTTGCTAAAATTTTTTCTTTTCCTAATAAATAAATAACGTCTGCTAGTGAAGGCCCATGCTCAGAGCTTGAAGCAGCTATTCTAATTGGCATAAATAAATCCTTACCTTTTTTACCAGTTTTTTCGCTTACTGATTTAATTAGATTTTTAATTGATTCTATTTCTCATTCTGCTAAAAAATTAATTTGATTTTCAAATTCCTTAATAACTTTTTCATTATCACAAATTGACCTTAATGTTTCAAAAGTTTGATTTGTAATAACCGTGTTGTTAAAGAAAATTGGCAAGTGATTATTTATTTGTTGAGCAAATTCCAACTCTTTTTTAAACAATAATAAAACTTGATTTAATCATTTTTCTGATCTAATAGAAATATCAAACTTATCTTTATCAATAAATATTTTTGTAAATTCTAAATATTTTTCTTCTGATAGTGCTTTCATGTATTGTGAATTTATTCATTTCATTTTTGTCATGTCAAATGTTGAAGGAGACTTACTAAAACGTTTATCATCAAAAATTGAAATTAATTCTTCTCTTGTTAAAAGTTCTTTTTCTCCAATTGGAGACCAACCTAATAATGAAATGTAGTTAAACATTGCTTCAGGTAAATAACCCTGGTTTTTATATTGTTCAATAAAGAACAATGCATTACCGCTTCTTTTTGATAACTTTTTACCAGTTGAATCAACAATTAATGACATGTGACCAAATTCAGGAGTTTTTCATCCAAATGCTTTATAAATTAAAATTTGTCTAGGCGTATTTGAAATATGTTCTTCACCTCTTAATACATGAGATATTCCCATATCAAAATCATCTACCACAACAGCAAAATTATAAGTTGCTATTTTATTAGTTTTTAGAATAACAAAATCACCTATTTCTTTTGAATCAAAAGAAATATCTCCTTTTATAAAGTCTTTAATATTTAAGGCAGCTTCTGGAACTAAAAATCTTACTGAAAAATTTTTATTTAATTTTAAATTAGATTCAATTTCAGATTCTCTTAGTTTAGAGCATTTACCTGAATATTTAGTTGCAACAATACCTTTAGCAACTTGCACTTCATAATCTTTTTCTAATTCTTCGCTTGTACAAAAACAACGATATGCCTTCTTTTGTAAAATAAGTTCATTAGCTAATTGCTCATATCTTTCAAACTTTTGAGACTGCATATATTTTCCATATTGAGCATCACCAGGGTTTAAAAAAGATTCATCAACAATTATACCTAATCAATTTAAATTTTCAAATTGTGACTCAATAGCACCTTCTACATTTCTTTCCAAATCTGTATCTTCTATTCTGACAATGAAATCTCCATCATAATGTTTAGCAAATAAATAATTCATTAATGCTGTTCTTGTATTTCCAATATGTAAAAAGCCAGTTGGTGATGGTGCATATCTTAATCTAAACTTAGCCATGTTTTCTCCTTTTAAAATATTTAAACTTAATTTATTTTATCAATTTTTTTATTTATTTGTTTTCTTTTTAGATTTTGCTTGTTTTTTGTTTTGCTTTGATATTTGATTTTTATCAAATTTTAATTTTTCTTTTTGTGTTTTGTTTTCTATCAAAGAGTGCATTTTTTTCTCAGAAATTAGTTCTGTTCCTTCTTCAAATAACAGTTCATCTTTTGCAACAAGTGTTGCTACAAAAACACCACCAGTTACATTTGTTGCAGTTCTACCCATATCAAACAATCCATCGATTGCTCCAAAAATTGCATACACAGGAGCAAAGAATGCACCAAAGCCAATTCCGTTTAGAACCGCAGATGTAACAACAGTTGCAGTTCCTGGTACACCTGCAATTCCAATACTTGCTACTATAGTCGTAAATAGACCTAGAATAAAGAAAGCAAATATATTCATTGCTGCCACAGTTTCAGATCCTGTATATAATACTGATGTTATTAAACCCGCTTGGACTCCAGCACAAGCTACTAAACCAAGAGATGTTGATAGTGGGGCAACAATACTTGTTACTTTGTCACTAATTTTCATTTCATTTGATAACGTATCCATTGTTACTGGAAGCGTTGCATTTGATGATTGTGTTGAGAAAGCTTGAATAAAAGGTTTTCAAGCATGTTTTCATCACACTTTCACATTTATACCTGACAAGAATAAAACCAATGTCATTACTCCTAACATAATAAATAATCCCAAATATCCAATTGCTAGTATTAGACCAATTGATGCTAATGCACCAATGGCTCTTGTTGTTATTGAAGTTGTTAGCATTGCCATAACTGCTAATGGCATAATTTTCATAAATGTCATTAATATAGACATGACTATATCTCAAGCTCTGTCCATAAAATTCATTAAATTATCCATTGATTCAGGATGTTTTTTTCTAACAAATGTTGTTGCGTAACCAACTAAAGCAGCCAGTACAATAACTGGTATTATTGCTGTTGCTGATAAAGTTGCAACAAAGTTTGAAGGAATATACCCTCAAATTATTTCTGGCAAAGCTTTTGAATCAGTTCTTCCTGATCCACCAGGAATTTGTTGGTCAAAATTTAAACCTTTACCAATCTTTAGTGCATATCCTATTCAAAAAGTAATAGTAAATGCTATTGCAACATTAATTAAAAGTATTGCCACTGCTTTTCCAGAAATTCTTCCTAACCCTTTACTTCCTGGTTTTGCAACCACTCTAAAAATGGCAATAAAAACTACAGGAATTGTAATTAATAAAATTCCATTAATAAATATTTGCTTTAACATTGAAGCTCATGTATTAAATTCAATTATTCAATCTATTCCAGTTTTAACTTCAGGTTTAAATGAGATAGCATTAATAAATGCCAAACTTTCACCTTTCGAATCTTTAAATAATGATAATTTTGTTAAATCATTAATAACAAATTTATATCCTTCCAAACCGACAATTGATTTAATTTGAACATATTCGTCTTTAACTTCTTCAAGGCCTGGTAACTGAGGTTTTTTTATGTAATACTCAGAAATATCTAGTCAATTTCCGTCCACAAATGCTCATGCAGAGTTTCCTTTATGAGAAAATCAAGATCCACCTGGAAATCCTATTATTGTCTGAATAACAATACCAAAAAATAATCCTATTGAAATTCCAATAAATATTCTATATATAAACTTAATTTTCATTTGCTTTAATCCATATCAAAAACCGCCCATTAAACCAAAGAACAAAACAATTGCTAAAAGCGATTGTCATGTGCTTATGCTTAAAAAGTTTTGAAGGAAAGTTTCTTTAAAACTACTTAATAACATTTTTGATTCCTCTTTTTTCTTTGTTAACTTTTTATATTAATTTACTCAAGGCTATATGAATAATGTCTGTTGTTCTTGAAAATGATGGCGAGTAGGGTAAATCAATTTGTTCCAAAGCTTCATTAACTTTTGTTCTTGATCAAATTAAACCAACTAATCCATAAATTCTTAAGACAGATTTATTCTTACCTATCATTTGCGCATTTATAATTTCTTTTGTTTTGCAATCAATAATTATTCTTAATCATAATTCTTGTTGACCAGCAACATAATTAGTATGATCTTTGTCTTTTATTAAGATTTCTTTTGTTTCTATGTTGTTCATTTGAATAAACATTTTATTTTCACCAGATCTTGCTAACTCTAAATCAAAAAATCTTATTATTGTAGTTCCTAAAGCTCCTACAAATTTACTTGATTTAATTTGATTAATATTACTTGCAATTATTTTTGCTTGTTTATTTGCAACAGTTGCTAAATAAAATGTTTTCGAGTTTTTATACAAATAGCTTAAACTGCTACAACAATCTCCTCCTGCAAAAACATTTGGAATATTTGTTTCACAATATTCATTAATTTTTATTGCACCGTTATTTTCCAATTCTAATTTCGTATTTTTCAAAAAATCTGTATTTGGTGAAACACCAATGCTTAAAATTACAACGTCACATGGTATTATTTCCCCTTTAATGGTTTTAGCACCACAAACTTTGTTGTCAGAACCCTTAATAAATTCCATTATTTCGTTTTCTTTGTATAAATTTATATTTTGACTTTTAATTTCTTGTTCGACTAATTCACTAAATTCTTCGTCAAATAAATTTTTCAAAACTCGATCAGCTTTTTCAATAATTGATATTTCAGCTTTTGTATTATGTTTAATATTCTCAACCATTTCCAAACCAATAAGGCCTGATCCAATAACTAGAACCTTGCTCATATCAGAAATTATATTTTTAATTGCAATCCCATCTTCTTTTGAATTAACAGTGAATATATTGTTAGCTTCTATATTTTTAATGTCTGGAATTATTGGTTTTGCCCCTACAGCGATAACTAAATTATCATAAAATATTTTTTCATCTTCAAAATCAACACATTTATTTTCAAAATCAATTTTTGTTGCTTTTGTGTTATTGATTATAGATATTCCAGATTTTTCAAATTTTTCGACTTGTCTTGCAATCAAAATTTCTGCATCAACAAAATTATTTCCTACAAAATATGGAATACCACAAGCACCTAGAGAAACATATTCTTTATCTTGAATAACAATTATTTCATTTTTTTCATCTAATCTTTTAAGTTTAGCTGCAACCCCCATGCCTGTTGCAGAACCACCTATAATAACAGTTTTCATTTAAACTCCTTTTTTAAAATTATTTATATTATATTCTTATTTTTTTAAAAGTAAAAAGTTATTATAAAACTATAGTTTTAATTTAATAATATATATGCCATCAAATTTAAAAAAACTATTTTTAGTTGAAATTCTCTTCTGAAAAGGTTTAAATTAATCAATGAAAGAAGTGTGAGTATGACAAAATATTTAGTATTACTTGAATCACCATCAAAGGTTGACAAAATAAAACATTATCTAGAAAAAAACTTTCCCGAAGATTCTTTTGAGGTTTTAGCTAGTGGTGGGCATATTAATAAAATTGCAGATTCAGGACCTTGAGGATTAGGAATAGATTTTCAAACAATGACTCCAACTTTTAAAATTGAGGCAACAAAGAAAAAGAATGTTTCTGAAATTTTAAAAGCCGGCAAAAAAGCAGAAAAAATTATTCTTGCTTCCGATCCAGATCGTGAAGGAGAAGCTATTGCTTGACACCTTGCAAACTTATTCACAAAAGAGAATAAGCAAATTAAAAGAATCACATTTAATGAAATTACTGAAAGTGCTATTATAAAAGCATTTGGAGAAATGAGAGAAATTGATTTAGATTTAGTTAATGCTCAAGTTTCTAGACAAATGCTAGATAAAATTATTGGATATATGGTTTCTAATTCTTTACAAAAGAGTACTGGATTATTAAGTGCTGGTAGGGTTCAAACACCTGCATTAAAAATTCTTGTTGATCGTGACAAAATTATTAAAGCGTTCGTAGAAACAGTTTACAAAAAAATATTTGTTATTGATCCAAAACAGAATGTTAAGTTATTTTTATACAAAGATGACAATAATTTAGTTGTTAATGATCCAAAAAACTATTATATTTCTGAAGAGCAAGCTAAAGTTATAAAAAATAATTTAAGTGAAAATTACAAATGTACAAAATATAAAGCTAAAGAATTTGAAGTAAGAAGTTTTAAGCCTTATTCTACAGCAAGTTTATTACAAGATGGTTTTAGTAAATTAAGAATGAGTGCTGCTCAAATTACTGTGGCCGCTCAAAAACTTTATGAAGCAGGACTTGTTACTTATATAAGAACTGACTCAAATAGATATTCAAGCGATTTTATTAAAGAAGCAAAAAAATTTATTGATAAAAATTTTAAAGGCAATCTTTTTAAAGAAGCTGTTTCTGTAAAAACTCAAACTAATGCACAAGAAGCCCATGAGTCAATTAGACCAACTGATTTAAATCAAAGACCTGAAAATATTTCTTCTCAAATTGAAGATAAGAATATGATTAGACTTTATAACTTAATATGATGAAATACTGTTAAATCATTAATGAAGGGACCAAGTGGTTTTTACCATAATTGAACTTTCTGAAATAACGGATATGAATTTAAACAAAGTTGAAAAGAAGTTTTAGATTTAGGATATAACAAGTTAGATAAATCAGAAACTGATGAAGATGTAGAACTTGATGAAAATGATGACGAAATTTCAAATGAAGAGGAAATTAAACCACCATTTGAATTTAAAGAGAATTATGTTTTTACAATTAACAAGGAGTTTATAGTTAGTGAGGACGCCAAAACTTCTCCACCAAGAATGTTTAATCAAGCAAGTTTAGTTAAAGAATTAAAGGAGTTAGGTATTGGTAGACCTTCCACTTATACTCCAACACTTTCAAAACTTAAAGAGCGTGAATATGCTATACCTCATAGAGGTAAGCCATTTGAAGTAACAGAAAAAGGTTATCAAGCAGAAGAGTTTTTATATCAAAAATATGAAGATTTTTTTAATGTAAACTACACTGCAAAAATGGAAGAAAATCTTGATGAAATTGCTGAAGGTAGTTTTAATTATAAAGACTGAATTAAAGGTATTTATGAAGAACTTAGTGAATCAGTAAAGGCACAAATTCAAGAAGCAAAAACTAGCGATATTAAATGCCCTAGATGTCATGAAGGTAGTTTAGTTTTTATCAAATCAAAATTTGGTAGAGGTAGAGGTTGTTCAAACTTTACTACTACAAAATGTGGATATCGTGAATATGAACAAAAAGATGGAACTTGATTAGAATACGTTGCAAAAGCAAAAGAAAATAAAGAAAAAGCAAAGGACTAACCCTTTACGAATTAAAATTGGAACTGCAACACTTATGAGAAAATAATCTCATAGGCATTGCAGTTTTTTTGATACAAAAAAGCAACCCCTTGACCGACTAAAGCCCAAAGGAGTTACCATGAATAATTATAAACAAATATTTTTAAAAGAAAGAACATTAATTGAATATCTATTAAATGTTCAAAATAAATCAGTTTCTTTCATAGCTAAAGAACTAAATAGAAATAGATCAACGATTTACAGAGAAATCAAAAGAAATAAAGCAGCTGTAATTTATAAAGCTAAAGATGCGCAATTTACTAGAGACATTAATAACACCTTATCTCATCAAAATGAAATAAATAAATATAAGGAATTCTTAAGATTTCTTTATGCAAATTTTAATCCAAAAAGCTTTAGTATTGATGTTTGCGTTTTTAAGGCCAAAGAACTTGGAATCAAAACCCCAACAACTCAAACTGTTTACAATTGAATTAAAAATAAACAAATAAAAATAAAATCAAAAGACTTGCTTAGACCTAGGTTTTGATGAAAAAAGTCTAGTAAATATAAGAAATATCTATGAGAAATTTCAAAAATGAACTCTATTCCAATTACTTATAGACCTAAAAATATTAATAAAAGAAAAGAAGTAGGTCATTTTGAAATAGATTTAGTTGTGGGTTCAGGTAACACTTCAAAAGCAATAATTACACTTGTCGAAAGAGTTACCCGAAAGGGTTTTGCAATTAAACTAGAAAATAAAACTATGAAACATACAAATGAAAAATTAAAAGAATTAATTGGAAAAGAAAATTTAAATATTAAATCTATCACTAAAGATAACGGTATGGAATTTAATCTTTTACATGAAGTCACACAAGAATTAAGCGTGCCACTTTATACATGTAATACGTATGCTTCTTGTGAAAAAAGCACTAATGAAAACTTTAATGGATTAATCAGAAGATATTTACCTAAGAAAACTAATTTTACAAATTTAACAGATGATAATATAATTGAAATATTAAATGAAATAAATAAAATGCCTCGTAAAATTCTGAACTACAAATCAGCTCAGGAATTTTATGAGACATTCGGTTAGAAGTATTGCACTTCCAATTTTAATTTATAAAGGACTAACCCTTTGCTTTTTTAAATTTTTAATGATTTTAGAATACTTAAAATTTCTTGTTTTTCCTTGATAGCAATTTCAAGGGTTTCATCATCTATTAAATATATTTGCTTATTAATATTATTGCAATTTATTACAAAAAAGCTTTGCAATTCAAAATCCGAAAATTTAACTTGCTTAAATCTTTCTTTTAATAATTCATTATACAAAACAACTTGTAATGCCTCCTTATTTTTTGCTAATAATTTTGTTGTTTTAATATCACCAATTACATACTTTTTAAGTTTTGAATTAATTAGCAAAATGTCCAAAGTTCCTACGTATTCTTTTCCTATTAATGATAGTTCACTTATTATTTCCCATCCTTCTGATTCAGGATAATCAATTGAAATTTTATTTAGAACTCACAATAATCACTCTTTCATTTCGGAATGAGAATTAGCTTGACAGCAGTTATTAGTTGTTCCATTATTAATAAACTCTTCAGCAACTTTATGCAAATGTAAGCCTCTTGTAATAGCAAATTCTAAAATTTCTTTCCCTTCAGGTGTTTCTGCAAATGATGTATCAAAAACATGGTGTGAAAGAAGGTCTACTAATTTAGTTACACTTGGTTTTTCAACTTCTACTCCATCTAAATAGTACTTATGAGTTCTTTCATCAATTAAAATATTTCTTCTTAGCAATTTTTGAATTTTTTTCATAATATCCACCTTGTATTTTATTTACAAAGATTATATCTTATATCTATTAAAATATTATTTTCTCTTCTTGAATTTTGATTTTATTCATTCAATTGTTCAAAAACCTTCATTTAATTTTACTGGTAAAACTAAATTTAAAATAATTCCAGTAAATGCTGCTAACCCTAATCCTGGTATATTAAATGATCCAATATCTATTCCTTCGCCAAGAACGCTAAGTACTACACCGATTAC is a genomic window containing:
- the topA gene encoding type I DNA topoisomerase; the protein is MTKYLVLLESPSKVDKIKHYLEKNFPEDSFEVLASGGHINKIADSGPWGLGIDFQTMTPTFKIEATKKKNVSEILKAGKKAEKIILASDPDREGEAIAWHLANLFTKENKQIKRITFNEITESAIIKAFGEMREIDLDLVNAQVSRQMLDKIIGYMVSNSLQKSTGLLSAGRVQTPALKILVDRDKIIKAFVETVYKKIFVIDPKQNVKLFLYKDDNNLVVNDPKNYYISEEQAKVIKNNLSENYKCTKYKAKEFEVRSFKPYSTASLLQDGFSKLRMSAAQITVAAQKLYEAGLVTYIRTDSNRYSSDFIKEAKKFIDKNFKGNLFKEAVSVKTQTNAQEAHESIRPTDLNQRPENISSQIEDKNMIRLYNLIWWNTVKSLMKGPSGFYHNWTFWNNGYEFKQSWKEVLDLGYNKLDKSETDEDVELDENDDEISNEEEIKPPFEFKENYVFTINKEFIVSEDAKTSPPRMFNQASLVKELKELGIGRPSTYTPTLSKLKEREYAIPHRGKPFEVTEKGYQAEEFLYQKYEDFFNVNYTAKMEENLDEIAEGSFNYKDWIKGIYEELSESVKAQIQEAKTSDIKCPRCHEGSLVFIKSKFGRGRGCSNFTTTKCGYREYEQKDGTWLEYVAKAKENKEKAKD
- a CDS encoding IS30 family transposase, whose product is MNNYKQIFLKERTLIEYLLNVQNKSVSFIAKELNRNRSTIYREIKRNKAAVIYKAKDAQFTRDINNTLSHQNEINKYKEFLRFLYANFNPKSFSIDVCVFKAKELGIKTPTTQTVYNWIKNKQIKIKSKDLLRPRFWWKKSSKYKKYLWEISKMNSIPITYRPKNINKRKEVGHFEIDLVVGSGNTSKAIITLVERVTRKGFAIKLENKTMKHTNEKLKELIGKENLNIKSITKDNGMEFNLLHEVTQELSVPLYTCNTYASCEKSTNENFNGLIRRYLPKKTNFTNLTDDNIIEILNEINKMPRKILNYKSAQEFYETFG